The Tessaracoccus flavus genome includes the window CGATGGCGTAGACGTGGCGGCCGAAGCGGGTGCGGTTCAGCACCACCCAGATGATGGCGGCGATGATGATGAAGATGATCATGGGCACCGGGATGCCGAACACGTCGCCCTGGCCCATCCAGTTGAAGCCGTCGGCGAGGTTCGAGACCGGACGGCCGCCGGTGTAGATGTTGGCCAGACCGCGGGCGGCCGTCATCATGCCGAGCGTGGCCACGAAGGGCGGGATGTGGAAGTACGCCACGAGGCTGCCGACGACGGCGCCGACGGCCGCACCGACGAGAAGGCCGGCGATGACCGCGACGAAGACGGGCATCGGCGGGAGGCCGGGGAACATCATCGAGTCGCTCTGTACCTGAGCCAGGCTGGCCGACACGACGGCGACGAGCGCCACCGTCGATCCGACAGACAGGTCGATGCCCTTGGTGATGATGGCGAACATCATGCCCAGCGCGATGATGCCGATCGGGGCCACCTGGACGACGACGTTGATGAGGTTGCGCGGCTGGAGGAACGTTCCTTGGGTGATGATCGCGAGGATCACCATGAACGCGATGAGGATCAGCAGGATCGCGTAGGTCTTGATGAAGCCCGTGGTGTCGAATTTGGGCTTGCTGTCAACTGCGGGGTCAGACATGGGGGAGTGGTTCCTTCCTAGGCGGCGGCCGCGTCGCCGCCGGTGGCAAGATGCATGATGGATTCCTGGTTGGCCTCCGCGCGGGAGAGCTCACCGGAGATTCGGCCCTCGTGCATGACGATGACCCGGTCGCTCATCCCGAGGACCTCAGGGAGTTCGGACGAGACCATGATGACGGCCTTGCCCTGCTGGGCGAGCTGCGACATCAACCGATGTATCTCGCTCTTGGCGCCGACGTCGATGCCGCGCGTGGGCTCATCGATCATCAGCACGTCAGGCACAGTGAGGAGCCATCTGGAGATCAGAGCCTTCTGCTGGTTTCCGCCCGAGAGATTCTTGATGAGCTGGTTGAGCGTCGGGGTCTTGATGCGCAGCGCCTGGCGCTGTTCCTCGCTGACGCGGTTGAGCTCACTGATCTTGAGAAAGCCCTTCGGGCTGAACTGCGGCAGCGCGGCGATGGTGATGTTGTCGCGCACCGACAGCACGCCCATGATGCCGTTGTGCTTGCGGTCCTCAGTCAGCATGCCGATGTTTGCGGCGATCGCGTCCTTCGGCTCGCG containing:
- a CDS encoding ABC transporter permease, with the protein product MSDPAVDSKPKFDTTGFIKTYAILLILIAFMVILAIITQGTFLQPRNLINVVVQVAPIGIIALGMMFAIITKGIDLSVGSTVALVAVVSASLAQVQSDSMMFPGLPPMPVFVAVIAGLLVGAAVGAVVGSLVAYFHIPPFVATLGMMTAARGLANIYTGGRPVSNLADGFNWMGQGDVFGIPVPMIIFIIIAAIIWVVLNRTRFGRHVYAIGGNDQAARVSGISIGRVQFLIYTLIGLLAGLAGMILAARIGSGQPTLGVMLELDAITAAVIGGTSFNGGVGTVWGVVVGALIIGVINNGLDLMNVSPFMQMVVKGAIIVIAIIIDERKNR